A stretch of Eschrichtius robustus isolate mEscRob2 chromosome 6, mEscRob2.pri, whole genome shotgun sequence DNA encodes these proteins:
- the CBR3 gene encoding carbonyl reductase [NADPH] 3, producing MPSYSRVALVTGANKGIGFAIARDLCRQFSGDVVLTARDVERGRAAVQQLQGEGLSPRFHQLDIDDLQSIRALRAFLRKEYGGLNVLVNNAGIAFKIDDPTPFDIQAEMTLKTNFFATRNVCSELLPIVKPHGRVVNVSSLQGSKALENCSEDLQEKFRCKTLTEEDLVELMKKFVEDTKNEVHEREGWPNSAYGVSKLGVTVLSRILARRLDEKRQADRILLNACCPGWVKTDMAGAHGCRTVEEGAETPVYLALLPPDATEPHGQLVWDKVVQNW from the exons ATGCCGTCCTACTCCCGCGTGGCGCTGGTCACCGGGGCCAACAAGGGCATTGGCTTCGCCATCGCGCGCGACCTGTGCCGGCAGTTCTCCGGGGACGTGGTGCTCACGGCTCGGGACGTGGAGCGGGGCCGGGCGGCCGTGCAGCAGCTGCAGGGCGAGGGCCTGAGCCCGCGCTTCCACCAGCTGGACATCGACGACCTGCAGAGCATCCGCGCCCTGCGCGCCTTCCTACGCAAGGAGTACGGGGGGCTCAACGTGCTGGTCAACAACGCGGGCATCGCCTTTAAGA TTGATGATCCGACACCGTTTGACATTCAAGCTGAGATGACACTGAAGACAAACTTTTTTGCCACGAGAAATGTCTGCAGCGAATTACTGCCGATAGTGAAACCTCATG GCAGAGTGGTGAATGTCAGTAGTTTACAGGGTTCCAAAGCCCTTGAAAATTGCAGCGAAGACCTGCAGGAGAAGTTCCGATGTAAGACACTCACAGAGGAAGACCTGGTGGAGCTCATGAAAAAGTTCGTGGAGGACACAAAAAATGAGGTGCATGAGAGGGAGGGCTGGCCCAACTCTGCTTATGGGGTGTCCAAACTGGGGGTCACAGTCTTATCGAGAATCCTGGCCCGGCGTCTGGATGAGAAGAGACAAGCGGACAGGATTCTGCTGAACGCATGCTGCCCCGGGTGGGTGAAGACAGACATGGCGGGGGCTCACGGCTGCAGGACCGTGGAGGAGGGGGCTGAGACTCCCGTCTACTTGGCCCTCCTGCCTCCAGATGCCACCGAGCCTCACGGGCAGCTAGTCTGGGACAAAGTCGTCCAAAACTGGTGA